A single genomic interval of Corvus cornix cornix isolate S_Up_H32 chromosome 1, ASM73873v5, whole genome shotgun sequence harbors:
- the AKAP11 gene encoding A-kinase anchor protein 11 isoform X4 has product MGTACLQELSAVSVELPDVLKSLQLRKLKENDAVFLKDIKKTLAKPSIMKHENQLPEVFCVMRLSPSFPRIKVDYIFTLLSKYTTGIRYAVEINSSQKHQTETTHGEDDDTNQSVSSIEDDFVTAFEHLDEDESSKIQSAGTCSFTSQNHRDAASQTIPAQSVEAVDSKILVGSAHQKSSARSTLIDIFGLKELSSVKNSVTTSISDPWIQRSFYKPYNPSEQGVNFLRKTLFSSSPAESSESDCSSPSPIIFLDEEGYQKSLKAKLQLPKIPVVKDGIEDSDSEVSEFFDSFDQFDELEQTLENSCKITRNPILGNPAQKRRTAHEKLSSASITMNPQKFKFDRPTLPANVKKPTPRKPESPYSSIFEVPDSPRPVKTSGEENGSFFSPIRTSAFSPLGSCSSSECLCRINLGGDGTGPSHRDAAYSSYSAYADSVSFEILGSVLFSESSPEQVCVETDSKHKRVTLKEKKRQAADLKMKTGKGPEKQAKSKHKSLMIRDSIQKFATELVEKSFGSAFKDLQKGVSSCTNALCHLAARLTSSVFQMAFYEIGRRRAISLKERAINGIANFLVSEAITGALKELRQVKKQIFTNTVARFAADLAEELVFEGIMEVCQFSYPSTPTAQPSSLDYENKVVRSYARDLSESVIQEAFIELSQVDVTFTTQAAISVSMDNIKYVSAESMLESTQTSTVSPNFNDRVALKPIQDSKEEYTVQQALFCTSGVVSSIPVPLAGRALCQQQVSSDAYKAKASTVPNADDSMKVSKDSTHPFFTSRKREEEVASFRNIYLTSDRSQSTESTPSLFCNQNDTKLTNNRSGMNNNSELTSGSKGINTFSGTMVDMIVNEAYEAITSSRVTKAVEEYSDFLTRKVIDKKTYVQGIGEDSPKSMFADHLAKYVIKQSVEESKTLLCNTSENLTCNVSSQTYRDTNQKEQCVIKKQEAEKQSNVSIIVEQQQLPSNNPCKFLTPTHSVQSFLESKDCWQGQKRNKFSSKSPPPCSTVTFAKHVLEDCTDTGSCSITCLNKPSRKSDTQKLSAEALNYRQTDCFLHANSFSSEMFGSEGALQMEEKSSLKLGNTCLMPDTPPPTPLVPCLGSSETNLRKLSKKLKGELAKEFAPATPPSTPYNPSITDLSGTEHDSLENEEFMLKLMRSLSEEVESSEDEDHSEMPVEKEEHSAKTIHYADCLASHIISVATEMAASHLGGKTNEREAGRQTQLGMQKKICGCTAFVNIPEETCNSLWNYAGDMAGKVINEAKKVVKSRHCKLLRLKRVNCQVDCFYLRKGDKDGSSKEWCGPMRDQWPGERDSSVLSLPQGSGTTGLTSKYPSCESVTDEYADHVIRVLKREGGNAELLVDQYASRLAYRSIKSGLQQAARKTKFRYSRKTFPGQNAQVNGKLELIKAENKDAVQQVESSIHRCEGQTFERSAQRMECSELLYFSESLAHSITCDVRKKLKMSGACLPKSLTDSCLYKKNEFDEVTGNLIKRRFSRTFLPFSPDHKLYHSTGNINENGYSEGIIQAIEQYARKVADDTLEMSLESAVLHVADNRKNGDKLSYTEKLSPFSGTVCRCCSMKEHRYCTESISHHLPAQESCVPVRHLLHTGLGDACQNSRVFQLDIPKIHVDVEQRTVFSDKGAIAAVEKAERELSYTSLTADSGIGQDGVSFAGSLTTEIMTSAMTNIGQAVTTSSVGREGFRSVESVVSQQMSLSIGDDSTGSWSNLSFEDEHPDESSSFLHLSDSSAVFSSSPGSNGNSSSWSSLGLEGDMYEENLSFPTSDSDGTEDKDEDSKDPVEGLEQIRKTLSIMNIDLEPNLVDPQLRAALQWLAASETEVSDLHFRDTAAREFVFLSRRLRERDWKVGDLLQAVLKYCEMIEKASDGDQALSKSLVNWLLENV; this is encoded by the exons ATGGGTACTGCTTGCTTGCAG gAGTTGTCAGCTGTTTCTGTCGAGCTTCCAGATGTTCTGAAATCGCTCCAGTTGCgcaaactaaaagaaaatgatgCTGTATTTCTAAAAGACATAAAGAAAACCTTGGCAAAACCTTCCATCATGAAACATGAG AATCAGCTCCCTGAAGTGTTTTGTGTGATGAGACTGTCTCCTTCATTCCCAAGAATCAAAGTTGACTATATATTTACCTTGCTAAGCAAGTATACCACAGGCATAAGGTATGCTGTGGAAATAAACTCTTCACAAAAACATCAAACAGAGACAACCCATGGAGAAGATGATGACACCAATCAGTCAGTTTCTTCAATTGAGGATGATTTTGTCACTGCTTTTGAACACTTAGATGAAGATGAATCTTCAAAGATACAAAGTGCTG gtacATGCAGCTTTACTTCTCAAAACCATCGAGATGCTGCTTCACAGACCATCCCTGCTCAAAGTGTAGAAGCTGTTGACTCAAAGATTCTTGTGGGTTCTGCACATCAAAAGTCATCTGCCAGATCTACTTTGATTGATATTTTTGGACTTAAGGAGCTGTCCTCAGTAAAGAATTCAGTTACAACCTCAATTTCTGATCCTTGGATACAAAGGAGTTTCTATAAGCCATATAATCCTTCTGAACAAGGTGTTAATTTTTTACgtaaaacattgttttcttcctctccagctgaaTCCTCTGAGTCAGATTGCTCCAGCCCAAGCCCCATCATCTTCTTAGATGAAGAAGGATATCAAAAAAGTTTGAAGGCAAAACTTCAGCTGCCAAAAATTCCAGTAGTAAAAGATGGTATAGAGGATTCAGACTCAGAAGTAAGTGAATTTTTTGATAGTTTTGATCAGTTTGATGAGCTGGAACAAACCTTGGAAAACTCTTGTAAAATTACTAGGAATCCCATCCTAGGGAATCCTGCCCAGAAAAGGAGGACTGCACATGAAAAATTGTCTTCTGCAAGCATTACAATGAATCCTCAGAAATTCAAGTTTGATCGTCCCACTCTCCCAGCCAATGTAAAGAAACCAACTCCTCGTAAGCCAGAATCACCGTACAGCAGCATCTTTGAGGTCCCAGATTCCCCTCGCCCAGTTAAAACATCAGGGGAAGAGAATGGAAGCTTCTTCAGCCCTATTAGAACATCGGCCTTCAGCCCACTAGGGAGCTGCAGTTCTTCTGAATGTTTGTGTCGAATTAATCTTGGTGGAGATGGGACAGGTCCAAGTCACCGTGATGCAGCTTATAGCAGTTACTCAGCATACGCTGACAGCGTTTCATTTGAAATACTGggttctgttttattttctgagtcCTCACCAGAGCAAGTGTGTGTAGAGACTGATTCGAAGCACAAAAGGGTTactttgaaagagaagaagaggCAGGCTGCAGatctcaaaatgaaaactggtaAGGGACCAGAGAAGCAAGCAAAATCTAAACATAAGTCACTAATGATCAGAGATAGCATTCAAAAATTTGCAACTGAATTGGTTGAAAAAAGTTTTGGCAGTGCATTTAAAGACCTCCAGAAAGGTGTTTCTTCATGCACAAATGCACTTTGCCATTTGGCTGCTAGGTTGACTTCTTCAGTCTTTCAAATGGCTTTTTATGAGATTGGAAGACGTAGAGCAATCTCGCTGAAGGAGCGTGCCATTAATGGCATAGCAAACTTTTTGGTGAGCGAAGCTATAACTGGTGCTTTGAAAGAATTGCGTCAggtaaagaaacaaatatttaccaATACCGTTGCACGGTTTGCAGCTGACCTTGCTGAAGAACTTGTGTTTGAAGGAATCATGGAAGTATGCCAGTTTTCATATCCATCAACACCTACTGCACAGCCCTCATCACTTGATTATGAGAACAAAGTGGTAAGATCCTATGCCCGAGATTTGTCTGAATCTGTCATTCAGGAGGCGTTTATCGAACTATCTCAGGTTGATGTGACCTTCACAACACAAGCAGCCATTAGTGTTTCCATGGACAATATCAAATATGTAAGTGCAGAAAGTATGTTAGAGTCAACACAGACTTCCACAGTTTCTCCTAATTTTAATGATAGAGTAGCACTAAAGCCAATCCAAGACTCCAAGGAGGAATATACAGTACAGCAAGCTCTATTTTGTACCTCTGGTGTTGTGAGTTCAATACCTGTGCCTTTAGCTGGAAGAGCTCTTTGTCAGCAACAGGTTTCCTCTGATGCTTACAAAGCAAAAGCATCCACTGTTCCAAATGCTGATGACAGTATGAAAGTATCGAAAGACTCCACTCATCCATTTTTCACaagcagaaagagagaggaggaagtagcttctttcagaaatatttatctaaCTTCAGATCGCAGTCAAAGTACTGAAAGTACTCCATCACTCTTTTGTAACCAGAATGATACCAAACTAACAAATAACAGATCTGGAATGAACAATAATTCAGAATTAACAAGTGGGTCAAAAGGCATTAATACTTTTTCTGGAACTATGGTAGATATGATTGTAAATGAAGCTTATGAAGCCATAACCTCATCTAGAGTAACAAAAGCAGTAGAAGAGTATTCAgattttttaacaagaaaagtTATAGATAAAAAAACGTATGTGCAAGGTATTGGTGAAGACTCCCCCAAGAGCATGTTTGCAGACCATTTGGCAAAGTATGTCATAAAACAATCTGTGGAAGAAAGTAAAACTCTGTTATGCAACACCAGTGAGAATTTAACATGTAATGTGAGCTCACAGACTTACAGAGATACCAATCAAAAAGAACAATGTGTGATAAAGAAGCAAGAGGCTGAGAAACAAAGTAATGTTTCTATAATTGTGGAACAACAACAGTTGCCTTCAAATAATCCATGTAAATTTCTTACTCCAACTCATTCTGTTCAGAGTTTTTTAGAATCTAAAGATTGTTGGCAgggacaaaaaagaaacaagttttcttcaaaatcacCACCGCCTTGTTCCACTGTGACTTTTGCTAAGCATGTTCTAGAGGACTGTACTGACACAGGAAGCTGTTCAATAACATGCTTAAACAAGCCTTCCAGAAAAAGTGATACCCAGAAACTATCAGCAGAAGCTTTGAATTACAGGCAGACTGATTGTTTTCTGCATGCAAATAGCTTTTCTTCTGAGATGTTTGGCAGTGAAGGTGCTTTgcagatggaagaaaaatcaaGCCTGAAACTTGGAAATACTTGTCTAATGCCCGATACACCCCCACCGACTCCTTTAGTACCATGTCTAGGTAGTTCTGAAACAAACCTAAGAAAGCTGTCCAAGAAACTCAAGGGAGAATTAGCAAAGGAATTTGCACCTGCAACACCACCTTCTACACCCTACAATCCATCCATTACTGATTTGTCTGGAACTGAACACGACTCTTTGGAAAATGAGGAATTTATGCTGAAACTCATGCGGTCGCTTTCTGAAGAAGTGGAAAGTAGTGAAGATGAAGATCATTCTGAAATGCCTGTTGAGAAAGAGGAGCATTCAGCAAAAACAATTCATTATGCAGATTGCCTAGCTAGCCACATAATTTCAGTAGCGACTGAAATGGCTGCTTCCCATTTAGGTGGTAAAACAAACGAAAGAGAAGCTGGTAGGCAGACTCAGTTAGgtatgcaaaagaaaatatgcGGATGTACTGCATTTGTAAATATCCCAGAAGAGACATGCAATTCCTTGTGGAATTATGCAGGTGATATGGCGGGAAAAGTCATCAATGAGGCCAAGAAAGTAGTGAAATCAAGGCATTGTAAGCTGTTGAGGTTGAAGCGCGTTAACTGCCAGGTGGATTGCTTTTATTTGAGAAAAGGTGATAAAGATGGCAGTTCAAAAGAATGGTGTGGCCCAATGCGGGACCAGTGGCCTGGGGAGAGAGATTCATCTGTGCTTTCTTTACCACAAGGTTCAGGCACGACAGGTTTGACTTCCAAGTACCCGAGCTGTGAAAGTGTGACTGACGAATACGCAGATCATGTTATCCGGGttctgaaaagagaaggaggTAACGCTGAGCTGTTGGTGGATCAGTACGCCAGCAGACTTGCTTACAGGTCTATCAAATCGGGCTTGCAGCAAGCTGCTAGAAAAACCAAATTCAGATACAGCAGAAAGACATTTCCTGGGCAAAATGCACAGGTAAATGGTAAGCTGGAGCTGATCAAAGCAGAGAATAAAGATGCAGTACAGCAAGTGGAAAGCAGCATTCATCGCTGTGAAGGCCAAACGTTCGAGAGGAGCGCACAGAGAATGGAATGTTCAGAGTTGTTATATTTTTCCGAATCCCTTGCTCACAGTATCACTTGTGATGtcaggaagaaactgaaaatgtcaGGAGCGTGTTTGCCAAAGTCTCTAACAGATTCCTGTCTAtataaaaagaatgaatttgATGAAGTCACAGGGAATCTCATTAAAAGAAGGTTTTCTAggacatttcttcctttctccccagaTCATAAACTCTATCATAGTACAGgtaatataaatgaaaatggCTACAGTGAAGGCATAATTCAAGCTATAGAACAATATGCTAGGAAAGTAGCAGATGATACTCTAGAAATGAGTTTAGAGTCAGCTGTTCTCCATGTGGCTGATAACAGAAAAAATGGGGATAAGCTCTCATATACTGAGAAACTGTCTCCTTTTTCTGGAACTGTCTGTAGATGCTGCAGTATGAAGGAACATCGGTACTGTACAGAAAGTATATCCCATCATCTACCTGCACAAGAATCCTGCGTTCCAGTGCGGCATCTTCTTCATACTGGATTGGGTGATGCCTGTCAAAATTCAAGAGTGTTTCAGCTCGATATTCCCAAAATTCACGTTGACGTAGAACAGAGGACAGTGTTTTCTGACAAGGGGGCTATTGCAGCTgtagagaaagcagaaagagagcTGAGTTACACAAGTCTGACAGCTGACAGTGGTATTGGACAAGATGGAGTCAGTTTTGCTGGAAGCCTTACTACTGAAATAATGACATCAGCTATGACTAATATTGGTCAGGCAGTTACCACAAG CTCTGTTGGAAGAGAAGGATTTCGCTCTGTTGAATCAGTTGTTAGCCAGCAGATGAGTCTTAGTATTGGTGATGATAGCACTGGGAGTTGGTCCAATCTAAGTTTTGAAGATGAACATCCTGATGAGAGCAGCAGTTTTCTTCACCTAAGTGACAG TTCAgctgtcttttcttcttctcctggcAGTAATGGTAACAGCAGTAGCTGGAGCAGTCTTGGTTTAGAAGGGGATATGTATGAGGAGAATTTATCCTTTCCAACATCAGACAG tgatgGAACAGAAGATAAAGATGAAGATTCCAAGGATCCTGTAGAAG GTTTGGAGCAAATCCGAAAGACTTTATCAATAATGAATATTGATCTGGAACCAAATCTAGTGGAcccccagctcagagcagcactCCAGTGGTTGGCAGCTTCTGAAACAGAGGTGTCTGATCTTCACTTTCGTGACACTGCTGCAAGGGAATTTGTCTTT CTTTCCAGAAGACTGAGAGAAAGAGACTGGAAAGTTGGAGATCTCTTGCAAGCAGTGCTGAAATATTGTGAAATGATAGAGAAAGCATCTGATGGAGATCAAGCTCTAAGTAAATCTTTGGTCAATTGGCTTCtggaaaatgtctga